A stretch of Ipomoea triloba cultivar NCNSP0323 chromosome 13, ASM357664v1 DNA encodes these proteins:
- the LOC116002159 gene encoding uncharacterized protein LOC116002159 encodes MAGIQGISATSDVRTGNMIFEPILEEGVFRFDCSADDRNAANPSFSFVNQKARETPLMSVHKVPSYIPTFECAMGQQIVNIELPLGTSFYGTGEVSGQLERTGKRVFTWNTDAYGYGPGTTSLYQSHPWVLAILPSGEAIGVLADTALRCEIDLRTESNIKFIAPTSYPVITFGPFASPTDVLITFSHAIGTVFMPPKWSLGYHQSRWSYMPDTRVREIARTFREKKIPCDVIWMDIDYMDGFRCFTFNKERFPNPKSLVEDLHQSGFKAIWMIDPGIKSEKGYFVYDSGSEKDVWVQTADGKPFVGDVWPGPCVFPDFTQSKARSWWAGVVKDFVSNGVDGIWNDMNEPAIFKTVTKTMPETNIHRGDDEFGGLQNHLYYHNVYGMLMARSTFEGMKLANRNKRPFVLTRAGFVGSQKHAATWTGDNLSTWEHLHMSISMVLQLGLSGQPLSGPDIGGFVGNATPKLFGRWMGIGTLFPFCRGHSETGTTDHEPWSFGEECEEVCRLALIRRYRLLPHIYTLFYMAHTRGTPVATPTFFADLKDPELRKLENSFMLGPLLVYASSQHDKDVDQVQKKLPKGIWLSFDFEDSHPDLPVLYLRGGSIIPIGLPYQHVGEANRTDDLSLLVALDEQGKAEGSLYEDDGDGYDYTNGSYLLTTYIAERQSSVVTLRVAKTEGLWERPKRRLHVKLLLGKGAMLDAWGTDGETIQITIPSENEVSSLVLASENNYKIRMENAKRIPHVDSASGHEGAERSKTPVVLKNGVWELKVVPWIGGRIISMDHLPSGTQWLHSKVDIHGYEEYSGLEYRSAGCTEEYSVIEDLEQAGEVKSLMLQGDIGGGLVLERQISLPKDTPKVFRIDSAIVSSKVGAGSGGYSRLVCLRVHPTFTLLHPTESYVSFTSVNGSKHEVWPESGEQIFQGDLLPNGEWMLVDKCLGLALVNRFNADQVYKCMVHWGCGTVNLELWSEDRPVSKESPLKVSHEYEVTNIP; translated from the exons ATGGCTGGGATTCAAGGGATATCTGCAACTTCGGATGTGAGAACCGGGAATATGATTTTTGAGCCTATTTTAGAGGAAGGAGTCTTCCGTTTCGATTGCTCTGCTGATGATAGGAATGCAGCAAATCCAAGTTTTTCTTTTGTCAACCAGAAAGCAAGGGAGACACCTCTTATGAGTGTTCACAAAGTTCCATCTTATATTCCTACTTTTGAATGTGCAATGGGGCaacaaattgttaatattgag CTTCCACTAGGCACTTCGTTCTATGGTACGGGAGAAGTTAGTGGCCAGCTTGAAAGAACGGGTAAAAGG GTATTTACCTGGAATACTGATGCGTATGGTTATGGTCCTGGAACTACCTCATTGTACCAATCACACCCTTGGGTGCTGGCTATTCTTCCCAGTGGAGAGGCAATAGGTGTTCTGGCCGATACTGCGCTGCGCTGTGAG ATTGACTTGAGAACAGAATCCAATATAAAGTTTATTGCACCAACATCATATCCTGTTATTACATTTGGCCCCTTTGCTTCTCCAACAGATGTTCTTATAACTTTCTCTCATGCGATTG GGACTGTTTTTATGCCACCAAAGTGGTCCTTGGGTTATCATCAGTCTCGTTGGAGCTACATGCCTGACACCCGAGTTCGTGAG ATAGCAAGGACATTTCGGGAGAAAAAAATTCCTTGTGATGTCATATGGATGGACATAGACTACATGGATGGTTTTCGATGTTTTACATTTAATAAG GAGCGTTTTCCCAATCCAAAATCCCTTGTGGAAGATCTTCATCAAAGCGGTTTCAAAGCTATCTGGATGATTGATCCAGGGATTAAATCTGAAAAGGGTTATTTTGTCTATGACAGCGGATCTGAAAAAGATGTCTGGGTTCAAACCGCTGATGGCAAGCCTTTTGTTG GTGATGTGTGGCCTGGACCTTGTGTATTCCCCGACTTCACACAATCAAAAGCCCGGTCATGGTGGGCTGGTGTAGTTAAAGATTTCGTTTCTAATGGTGTGGATGGAATATGGAATGATATGAACGAGCCAGCTATTTTTAAG ACTGTAACAAAGACAATGCCCGAGACCAACATTCATAGAGGAGATGATGAATTTGGAGGTTTACAAAATCACTTGTATTATCACAAT GTCTATGGCATGCTGATGGCGAGATCAACATTTGAGGGGATGAAGCTAGCTAATAGAAATAAACGACCCTTTGTTCTGACACGAGCAGGATTTGTTGGTAGCCAAAAGCATGCTGCAACATGGACAGGAGATAACCTCTCCACATGGGAGCACCTCCATATGAGTATTTCCATGGTTCTCCAACTA GGCCTCAGTGGTCAACCACTATCAGGACCAGATATTGGAGGGTTTGTTGGTAATGCAACTCCGAAGCTGTTTGGAAGGTGGATGGGCATTGGTACCTTGTTTCCATTTTGTCGTGGGCATTCTGAAACTGGCACTACAGATCATGAGCCTTGGTCCTTTGGAGAAGAG TGTGAGGAAGTTTGCCGCCTTGCATTGATCAGGCGATACCGTCTTTTACCACACATATACACTCTCTTTTATATGGCACATACAAGAGGCACTCCTGTGGCTACTCCCACATTTTTTGCTG ATTTGAAAGATCCTGAGTTAAGAAAACTTGAGAACTCATTCATGCTGGGACCACTTCTTGTATATGCAAG TAGCCAGCATGACAAGGACGTGGATCAAGTTCAGAAAAAGCTGCCTAAAGGCATATGGTTAAGCTTTGATTTTGAAGACTCACATCCA GATTTGCCGGTGTTATACCTTCGAGGTGGATCCATTATTCCAATAGGTCTCCCGTATCAACATGTTGGTGAAGCTAACCGTACGGATGATTTATCACTGCTTGtggctctggacgaacagg GTAAAGCTGAAGGTTCTCTCTATGAAGATGATGGAGATGGATATGATTATACTAATGGCAGTTACCTGTTGACAACCTATATTGCTGAACGTCAGTCTTCGGTTGTTACCTTGAGGGTAGCCAAAACCGAAGGATTGTGGGAAAGGCCAAAGCGCCGCTTACATGTAAAGCTATTGCTTGGTAAAGGTGCTATG CTTGATGCGTGGGGTACTGATGGAGAGACTATACAAATAACAATACCATCAGAGAATGAAGTGTCGAGTTTGGTATTAGCAAGTGAAAATAACTACAAGATTAGAATGG AAAATGCTAAACGTATACCGCATGTGGATAGTGCCTCTGGGCACGAGGGAGCAGAACGTTCCAAAACACCAGTTGTACTGAAAAATGGGGTTTGGGAGCTAAAAGTGGTTCCGTGGATTGGTGGTAGAATAATATCCATGGACCATCTTCCTTCTG GAACTCAATGGCTTCACAGCAAAGTGGATATACATGGGTACGAAGAATATAGTGGCCTCGAGTACAGATCTGCTGGGTGTACAGAAGAGTATTCTGTCATTGA GGATCTAGAGCAGGCAGGAGAAGTCAAATCTCTTATGTTACAAGGAGATATTGGGGGTGGATTAGTCCTCGAGCGACAGATATCTTTGCCAAAAGACACCCCTAAGGTTTTCCGGATCGACTCTGCCATTGTTTCTTCTAAAGTTGGAGCTGGTTCTGGAGGGTATTCAAG GCTCGTATGCTTGCGTGTACATCCAACGTTTACGCTGTTGCACCCAACCGAGTCATATGTGTCCTTTACATCCGTTAATGGTTCCAAGCATGAAGTGTGGCCAGAATCCGGTGAGCAAATCTTTCAAGGGGATCTTCTCCCAAACG GTGAATGGATGCTTGTGGACAAATGCCTCGGTTTGGCTCTAGTGAACCGATTTAACGCGGATCAAGTATACAAGTGCATGGTGCATTGGGGTTGCGGGACAGTTAACTTGGAGCTTTGGTCAGAAGATAGGCCTGTGTCTAAGGAATCCCCTCTCAAGGTTTCGCACGAATACGAGGTCACAAACATACCTTAA